The following coding sequences lie in one Hyphobacterium sp. CCMP332 genomic window:
- a CDS encoding alpha/beta hydrolase, with translation MKIRDADILIVPGLRNASPLHWQSRWQDKMPTARRVEQGNWDHPVCSAWTARLKVAIETATRPVVLVAHSVGVLTVAYAAKDWPAKKIAGAFLVGPSDWNRPELEQKYPGHGFAPVPEAPLGCPAMVLASSNDPACSPDTAERWAKAWRANFAIAGEVGHFDESDGFGPWPEGLLAFARFMKSL, from the coding sequence ATGAAAATTCGTGACGCAGATATCCTGATCGTACCGGGGCTTCGAAATGCCTCGCCCCTGCACTGGCAGAGCCGCTGGCAGGACAAGATGCCGACCGCCCGCCGTGTGGAACAGGGCAATTGGGACCACCCTGTATGTTCGGCCTGGACTGCCCGGCTGAAAGTCGCGATCGAGACTGCAACACGGCCGGTGGTTCTGGTCGCGCATTCGGTGGGCGTGTTGACCGTGGCCTATGCCGCAAAAGACTGGCCTGCGAAGAAGATTGCCGGCGCTTTTCTCGTCGGGCCTTCTGATTGGAACCGCCCCGAGCTGGAGCAGAAATATCCGGGCCATGGCTTTGCGCCTGTTCCCGAGGCGCCGCTTGGCTGCCCGGCGATGGTCCTCGCCAGTTCGAATGACCCGGCCTGTTCGCCGGACACTGCAGAGCGCTGGGCGAAAGCCTGGAGGGCGAATTTCGCCATTGCCGGTGAGGTCGGGCATTTTGACGAATCCGACGGTTTTGGTCCCTGGCCGGAAGGGCTGCTGGCCTTCGCCCGCTTCATGAAGTCGTTGTGA
- the motA gene encoding flagellar motor stator protein MotA, whose product MFQIIGIVVVLVMVFGGFALAGGHFEIIIAAMPFELMMIGGAAVGAFLIGNSGKTVMKTLGDFGKIIAGPKWKAQDYRDLLALLFQLTKTMKTKGVIALEAHIENPKDSSIFQNYPRILKDHFATDFICDTLRMMTMNLEDPHQVEDAMEAQLEKHHHEAAGPAHALQNMADALPALGIVAAVLGIIKTMGAIDAPPTVLGGKIGSALVGTFLGVFLAYGFVGPMAARLKEIYDEEHTFYTIIQAVLVAHLHGNAAQISVEIGRGSVPSSAQPTFMELEEALGNIQTEA is encoded by the coding sequence ATGTTTCAGATCATTGGGATAGTTGTGGTTCTGGTCATGGTGTTCGGCGGGTTCGCGCTGGCCGGTGGCCATTTCGAAATCATCATCGCGGCCATGCCGTTCGAATTGATGATGATTGGCGGTGCCGCGGTCGGTGCTTTCCTCATCGGTAATTCCGGCAAGACGGTGATGAAGACGCTGGGCGATTTCGGCAAGATCATCGCCGGGCCCAAGTGGAAGGCGCAGGATTACCGCGATCTCCTCGCTCTTCTGTTCCAGCTGACCAAAACCATGAAAACCAAGGGCGTGATTGCTCTGGAAGCGCATATCGAGAATCCCAAGGATTCTTCCATCTTCCAGAACTATCCGCGTATTCTGAAAGATCACTTCGCGACCGACTTCATTTGCGACACGCTGCGGATGATGACGATGAATCTGGAAGACCCGCATCAGGTCGAGGATGCGATGGAAGCCCAGCTGGAAAAACATCACCATGAGGCCGCCGGACCGGCGCATGCCTTGCAGAATATGGCCGATGCCTTGCCGGCTCTGGGCATTGTGGCCGCCGTGCTGGGCATCATCAAGACGATGGGCGCGATCGATGCGCCGCCGACCGTACTGGGCGGCAAGATCGGTTCAGCCCTGGTCGGCACCTTCCTCGGCGTCTTTCTCGCCTATGGCTTTGTCGGTCCGATGGCCGCCCGCCTGAAGGAAATCTACGACGAAGAGCATACTTTCTACACCATTATTCAGGCGGTTCTGGTGGCGCACCTTCATGGCAATGCAGCCCAGATCTCCGTGGAAATTGGCCGCGGCAGCGTGCCGAGCTCTGCCCAGCCGACCTTCATGGAGCTGGAAGAAGCCCTGGGGAATATCCAGACAGAAGCATAA
- the mnmD gene encoding tRNA (5-methylaminomethyl-2-thiouridine)(34)-methyltransferase MnmD gives MKLYCDPPRLEWRETGPVAPDFDDIYFSAEGGLDETRAVFLAGCGLPDRWQRQDNFVVGELGFGTGLNFLAAWQLWNETRPQNGWLHFISIEKFPLRVDDLRKALSAFPELAALSGQLIAQWPQPLKGAHRLRFDADRLTLTLFQDDIADALPQIEANVDAWFLDGFAPAHNGAMWSETVWPELARLSAPGARVATFTVAGAVRRGLSAAGFTVEKKPGFGKKRERLEAVFDGPSLKPTPSPYQRLLPASGTAVIRGGGIAGASLAHALRRRGREVVILDPNGLAGGASGAPSGLLTPRLENADRPHVRTTLAAFEYARRLYADLGVLEPEGALRLIENMKDRARYTAIAAAMGEGYEIRDEGLWMARAGRFDPAAIVRVLAGDTRVITDTARMLEASLVLDCRGSDAAFHELAQSAGRVFLMDGRPPRHPIVWGGYTSAAPDGRVLVGATHEKGAEAGDPELAARRLLAALERRAPEIAQTLDGTAQHWSGVRAATPDRLPVSGEIPGWEFGSHWLRWALDGELPETDVKASGPQNIVLSGLGSRGFAHAPLLAEALASDLCGEPSPLERAGREALHPARFAIRQLKRGQL, from the coding sequence GTGAAACTCTACTGCGACCCGCCCCGGCTGGAGTGGCGCGAGACGGGTCCGGTCGCGCCGGACTTCGACGACATCTATTTTTCGGCAGAAGGCGGTCTGGACGAAACCCGCGCCGTCTTTCTGGCAGGATGCGGCTTGCCGGACCGCTGGCAGAGGCAGGACAATTTCGTTGTCGGAGAGCTGGGCTTTGGCACCGGACTGAATTTTCTCGCGGCCTGGCAGCTCTGGAATGAAACGCGGCCACAGAATGGCTGGCTGCATTTCATTTCTATCGAGAAATTTCCTCTGCGGGTGGACGACCTCCGCAAGGCCCTGTCCGCTTTCCCGGAGCTGGCGGCTCTGTCCGGCCAACTGATCGCGCAATGGCCGCAACCCCTGAAAGGCGCGCACCGGCTCCGTTTCGATGCGGACCGGCTCACCCTGACCCTGTTCCAGGATGATATCGCCGACGCCCTCCCGCAGATCGAGGCCAATGTGGACGCCTGGTTCCTCGACGGGTTTGCACCCGCCCATAACGGCGCCATGTGGAGCGAGACCGTCTGGCCGGAGCTGGCGCGGCTGTCGGCGCCGGGCGCGCGCGTCGCCACCTTTACGGTGGCGGGTGCGGTTCGCCGGGGTCTGTCGGCAGCCGGTTTTACGGTCGAGAAAAAGCCCGGCTTCGGGAAAAAGCGTGAGCGCCTCGAGGCGGTGTTCGACGGGCCATCGCTCAAACCAACGCCATCGCCGTATCAACGTCTTTTGCCGGCGAGCGGCACGGCCGTCATTCGAGGCGGCGGCATTGCCGGTGCCAGTCTCGCCCATGCGCTGCGGCGGCGGGGGCGGGAGGTCGTCATTCTTGATCCCAATGGTCTGGCAGGCGGTGCATCCGGCGCGCCATCGGGCCTTCTTACGCCCCGTCTTGAAAATGCCGACCGTCCTCATGTCCGCACGACGCTGGCGGCGTTCGAATATGCGCGTCGGCTCTATGCCGATCTGGGCGTTCTTGAACCCGAAGGCGCTCTGCGTCTGATCGAAAACATGAAGGATCGAGCGCGCTACACCGCCATCGCCGCAGCCATGGGCGAAGGCTATGAAATCCGCGACGAGGGTCTCTGGATGGCGCGCGCCGGGCGGTTTGATCCGGCGGCGATTGTTCGTGTCCTCGCGGGCGATACGCGGGTGATCACCGATACAGCCCGCATGCTGGAAGCCTCCCTGGTCCTGGATTGCCGCGGATCAGACGCTGCGTTTCACGAACTCGCTCAGAGCGCAGGCCGCGTCTTTCTCATGGACGGACGTCCGCCGCGACACCCGATTGTCTGGGGCGGTTACACGTCGGCAGCCCCGGATGGGCGGGTGCTCGTCGGAGCCACGCACGAAAAAGGCGCGGAGGCCGGGGATCCGGAATTGGCCGCAAGGCGCTTGCTGGCAGCTCTTGAGCGGCGTGCGCCCGAGATTGCTCAAACACTGGACGGAACTGCACAGCACTGGTCCGGCGTGCGGGCGGCGACGCCCGATCGCCTCCCGGTATCCGGCGAGATCCCCGGCTGGGAGTTTGGCTCACACTGGTTGCGCTGGGCGCTGGACGGCGAATTGCCGGAAACTGACGTCAAGGCATCGGGTCCGCAGAATATCGTCTTGTCCGGATTGGGATCGCGTGGTTTTGCCCATGCGCCCTTGCTGGCCGAGGCGCTGGCCTCGGATCTGTGCGGCGAGCCCTCGCCGCTGGAGCGGGCAGGCCGCGAAGCGCTGCATCCTGCCCGGTTTGCGATCCGGCAGCTGAAACGCGGCCAGCTTTAA
- a CDS encoding WecB/TagA/CpsF family glycosyltransferase, with amino-acid sequence MSRRSTHRDGSERRVRSRHIWFLNSAFDNIDFPTTVLRLAERNPDAPFRFVVTPNVDHLVRLRRDGILAPLYAQAWLTVCDSRVLELIASFSGEEVDVTPGSDLTKALFDNVVMRHEPVTIIGGSEEVVETVKARYGLRDVRWHEPPMGLRNNPEAIAECAQFVADNPSRFTFLCVGSPQQEMIAEACLDRGDCKGIGLCVGASLDFLGGAADRAPVWMQKSRLEWLHRLAQEPSRMWKRYLVDGPKIAFLWWEWRKARSKLRDLERRLAEVGL; translated from the coding sequence ATGTCACGGCGAAGCACACATCGGGATGGTTCAGAACGGCGCGTCCGCTCGCGCCATATCTGGTTTCTGAATTCCGCCTTCGACAATATCGATTTTCCAACAACGGTATTGCGCCTTGCCGAGCGCAATCCGGACGCCCCTTTCCGGTTCGTCGTGACGCCGAATGTGGACCATCTCGTCCGCCTGCGCCGCGACGGTATTCTCGCGCCCCTCTATGCCCAGGCATGGCTGACCGTTTGCGATAGCCGCGTGCTGGAGCTCATCGCCTCGTTCTCGGGCGAAGAGGTTGACGTCACGCCCGGCTCGGATCTCACCAAAGCTCTCTTCGACAATGTCGTCATGCGCCATGAACCAGTGACGATTATCGGTGGATCGGAAGAGGTCGTCGAGACTGTGAAAGCGCGCTATGGCCTGCGCGACGTGCGCTGGCATGAACCGCCCATGGGCTTGCGAAACAACCCCGAAGCGATTGCGGAATGTGCGCAATTTGTCGCCGATAATCCGTCCCGCTTCACCTTCCTGTGTGTCGGTTCTCCCCAGCAGGAAATGATCGCTGAAGCCTGTCTCGACCGCGGTGATTGCAAGGGCATCGGCCTGTGTGTTGGCGCGTCGCTGGATTTCCTCGGCGGTGCCGCAGACCGCGCGCCGGTCTGGATGCAGAAATCGCGTCTGGAATGGCTCCACCGGCTGGCTCAGGAGCCGAGCCGCATGTGGAAACGCTATCTGGTTGATGGCCCCAAGATCGCCTTCCTCTGGTGGGAATGGCGCAAGGCGCGGTCCAAGCTGCGCGATCTTGAACGGCGGCTCGCGGAAGTCGGCCTCTAG
- a CDS encoding sterol desaturase family protein, translating into MAFDTKLLVPLIFAGFALLEIVTRRFFQHEKGTARDVWIEAIGTPVFILITVPAIFFTAPALMNWVFPGSENAWASLPWWGMLAILLVGDDMTQYWWHRASHTHPWLYSFHRAHHSGQYMSIRIAYRNAIAYYIFMPGLWIAAVLVHLGFGPVYAIYLLVKMTVIFGAHSAVRWDEPLYKIKWLSPVMWVVERTISTPATHFAHHGMHKDDGVTHYKGNYGNLLFFWDVLFGTAHITRRYPAEYGIENLDDRGAGGELGWPLIRK; encoded by the coding sequence GTGGCGTTCGACACAAAACTGCTCGTGCCGCTGATTTTTGCCGGTTTTGCGCTTCTGGAAATTGTGACCCGCCGCTTTTTTCAACATGAAAAGGGCACGGCGCGGGATGTCTGGATCGAGGCCATTGGCACGCCGGTTTTTATTCTGATCACGGTTCCGGCGATATTCTTCACCGCGCCGGCCCTGATGAACTGGGTGTTCCCGGGCAGCGAGAATGCGTGGGCCAGCCTCCCCTGGTGGGGCATGCTGGCCATTTTGCTCGTCGGCGATGACATGACACAGTACTGGTGGCACCGCGCCTCGCACACCCACCCCTGGCTTTACAGTTTTCACCGCGCCCATCACTCAGGACAATATATGAGCATTCGCATCGCCTACCGGAATGCCATTGCCTATTATATTTTCATGCCCGGCCTGTGGATTGCCGCCGTGCTCGTTCACCTCGGTTTCGGCCCGGTTTATGCCATCTATCTGCTGGTCAAGATGACAGTGATATTCGGGGCCCATTCAGCCGTCCGCTGGGATGAACCCCTGTATAAAATCAAATGGCTCTCGCCCGTCATGTGGGTGGTCGAGCGCACCATCTCGACCCCGGCGACACATTTTGCCCATCACGGCATGCACAAGGATGACGGTGTGACCCACTACAAGGGCAATTATGGCAATTTGCTCTTCTTCTGGGATGTATTGTTTGGCACCGCCCACATCACGCGCCGCTACCCCGCGGAATACGGCATCGAGAATCTGGATGACCGCGGCGCAGGCGGAGAGCTGGGCTGGCCACTGATCCGGAAATAA
- a CDS encoding MFS transporter, producing MSFRLLFLCLMATGIGNSMLFAILPPLARNLGVAEAYIGAIYTISALLFLIMSPIWGALSDHYGRRPLIMFGLASFAVSTLVFAAAALAGQMGWAPPLIAIFGMAAARALFGGLGSATNPAAQAYVADRTSTGERTEALAGLTAAFGLGGVVGPALAAAFVERIGIAPFMVAVAILVAAAAVLVRMFLPEKTPPRLQSRPINPLTQLGFAFDKRIAPFFAYGCGLWLVQAISLQVIGFYVMDKMEVGPEEGLQLAGVALTAGAGALIFAQLVVIPALKASPRALMITGGVLSIFASVEMVIAGNYASIVFGYMLSAFAFGLSRSGFVGGASISVTPEEQGRAAGTTTATAGLGFLVAPVAGLWLYQTYGPETPYILTAGIAAVSAVLAALHPGIRSVTTIIQPDIEPRGPI from the coding sequence ATGTCTTTCCGCTTGCTCTTTCTGTGCCTGATGGCCACGGGCATCGGCAATTCGATGCTGTTTGCGATCCTGCCGCCATTGGCGAGAAATCTGGGCGTCGCGGAAGCCTATATCGGAGCGATCTATACAATTTCGGCCCTCCTGTTTCTGATCATGAGCCCGATCTGGGGGGCGCTGTCAGACCATTATGGCCGCCGACCCCTGATCATGTTCGGCCTGGCCAGCTTTGCCGTCTCGACGCTAGTGTTTGCTGCCGCGGCGCTCGCCGGACAAATGGGCTGGGCCCCGCCCCTGATTGCCATTTTCGGCATGGCCGCGGCCCGGGCGCTGTTTGGCGGCCTCGGATCGGCAACCAATCCCGCCGCCCAGGCCTATGTCGCCGACCGCACATCAACGGGAGAACGCACCGAGGCGCTGGCAGGTCTGACGGCGGCCTTCGGGCTGGGCGGCGTGGTGGGGCCGGCTCTGGCTGCCGCGTTTGTCGAGCGGATCGGCATTGCCCCCTTCATGGTCGCGGTGGCGATTCTGGTCGCAGCAGCGGCGGTTCTGGTGCGCATGTTCCTGCCGGAGAAGACACCGCCGCGCCTGCAATCACGTCCGATCAACCCGCTGACACAACTTGGTTTTGCCTTCGACAAGCGCATTGCGCCGTTCTTTGCCTATGGATGTGGATTGTGGCTGGTGCAGGCAATCAGCCTGCAGGTCATCGGCTTCTACGTGATGGACAAGATGGAGGTTGGCCCGGAGGAGGGATTGCAGCTCGCCGGTGTGGCGTTGACCGCCGGAGCGGGGGCGTTGATTTTTGCCCAGCTCGTTGTGATTCCGGCGCTGAAAGCCAGTCCGCGCGCCCTGATGATCACCGGCGGTGTTCTGTCCATTTTCGCAAGCGTCGAAATGGTGATTGCGGGCAATTACGCATCGATCGTCTTTGGCTACATGCTCAGCGCGTTTGCCTTCGGATTGTCGCGATCCGGATTTGTAGGCGGGGCCTCGATTTCCGTGACGCCGGAAGAACAGGGCCGTGCTGCCGGCACGACAACAGCGACGGCAGGGCTTGGCTTTCTGGTCGCACCTGTAGCCGGGCTCTGGCTCTATCAGACCTATGGGCCGGAAACGCCCTACATCCTCACCGCCGGGATCGCCGCGGTATCAGCGGTTCTGGCCGCCCTGCACCCCGGCATCCGGTCCGTCACGACGATCATCCAGCCGGATATCGAGCCGCGCGGACCGATCTAG
- a CDS encoding PLDc N-terminal domain-containing protein, with amino-acid sequence MHIAGPLGLLVLIFDIYAILNVARSTSASLVRVIWIALILIAPIVGFILWLFFGPREERSLFRR; translated from the coding sequence ATGCATATCGCCGGGCCTCTGGGTCTGCTTGTTCTCATCTTCGACATCTATGCGATCCTCAATGTGGCGCGGTCCACCTCGGCGTCTCTGGTGCGCGTGATCTGGATTGCGCTCATCCTGATCGCACCCATTGTCGGTTTCATTCTCTGGCTGTTTTTCGGTCCCCGAGAGGAACGCAGCCTTTTCCGCCGCTGA